The genomic segment GTGATGATCTTTCTCCAGGGCCACGGCATAAGCCCTGCCTATGCGGTCAAGATTTACCGGCAATACGGGAGGGATTCCATCCAGGTTGTTCGTGATAATCCTTACAGACTTGCCATGGATGTCTTCGGTATAGGCTTTGTAACTGCCGACAGGATAGCGGAAAAACTGGGGATACCGAAGGATTCCCAGGCGAGGATCGAGGCGGGCATACTGTATGTCCTGCAGGGACTTGCGGACGACGGCCATGTATATTACCCCTATGGCGAACTGGTACAGAAATGCAGCAGTATTCTGGAGATAGAAGAGAAGGATATTCCTGCATCACTTAAAAACCTTGTTGCGCAGAACAAGATAGTCATCGACGATCTTCAACCCACTCCCTCCTCCCTCCTTCCATCTTCCGATGCACCCGTCTACCTCTCCGCCTTTTATGTCTCTGAGGTGGGGATAACGAATAAGATGAAGGAGATCATTGCCTGCCCCAGGCAATTGAAACTGGTCGACGTTGAAGAGATTGCCGCGTGGGCGCAGACCGATCTCGGCATCACCCTTTCCGGGAGGCAACTGGCAGCGGTAAAGGCCTCTGTCAACAGCAAGATAATGGTCATTACCGGGGGGCCCGGGACAGGGAAAACCACCATTATCAACGCGATTATCAA from the Syntrophorhabdaceae bacterium genome contains:
- a CDS encoding helix-hairpin-helix domain-containing protein, which produces MPNDENILEVQGQIEKITYFNEENNYTVAKIRIQGRGDLVTMVGTVFSVTPGEILRLKGRWSNHPRYGEQFMVVSYESVLPATVKGIERYLGSGMIKGIGPVMAKRLVSAFGVETLSIIDHVPDRLNEVAGIGEKRIEMIRKAWEDQKEIRDVMIFLQGHGISPAYAVKIYRQYGRDSIQVVRDNPYRLAMDVFGIGFVTADRIAEKLGIPKDSQARIEAGILYVLQGLADDGHVYYPYGELVQKCSSILEIEEKDIPASLKNLVAQNKIVIDDLQPTPSSLLPSSDAPVYLSAFYVSEVGITNKMKEIIACPRQLKLVDVEEIAAWAQTDLGITLSGRQLAAVKASVNSKIMVITGGPGTGKTTIINAII